CGAGGCCAACCAGAAGAGCGTGACCACGCAGGACAGTCTGCTCGGCAAACTGATCAACGAGGTCGCTCGATAGGCGCGATGATCGGCGGATAGAAAAGCTGCATCAAAAAACAGCAAGTACGCCGGGCGCTCCGTGCGCCTCGGTTGCAATCAAATTCAGATTTCCGTTGTAAGGGTCGAGAACGTAGAGAGCAATCAAATTGTTTTGTTCTACATAGACAAAGCGGCCGGTATTCTCAACAGCTACATCATATGCGCCAGTTGCCGCCACGGTACTGCGCAACGTCACGCCGCCGGTAACGCCATCGATTGCAAATACAGACACTGTGCCGGAAGTTGCATTGGCCACGTAGAGAAATCGTCCAAAGGGGTCGATGGCAATTCCCTGGGGAATGAGTCCCGTGGAAGCGAGTCCAGCGGAAGTAAGTATGCCAGTTGCTGCATCAATGGAAAACACGGAAAGATTGGCGCCGCCTTCGTTGCTGGCGTAGAGGAAACGGCCGGAGGGGTCCATGGCCAGGTCAAAGGGCTGGGCGCCTGCCGCGACCGTTCCCAGCGAGCTGAGCGCTCCATTGGTTGGATCGATGCTGAACATGGAAATGGAGTTTGCGCCGTCGTTGGCGCTGTAAAGGAAACGTCCGCCAGGAGTAATTGCCAGGCCGATGGGTCCGCCGCCCGTCGCAGCGCTGCCATTGGCAGTTAGAGCGCCGGAACTCTGGTCGATGATATAGCCGCTTACATTTGCGGCGGTGACGCTGCTGGCAAAGGCAAATCGACCGCTAGCCTCGACCGCAATTCCCTGTGGGTTAGCGCCTGCGGCGACTGTGCCTGCTGAACTCAGTACACCCGTACGCTCGCTGATCCGATAGGCATAGACATCAGCGCTGCCATTGTTTACAGCATAGGCAAAGCGCCCGGCGGGATCGATTCCCATGGCAAAGGTTTGCGATCCTGCCGCAATGCTGCCGCCGTAACGCAGCTGCCCGTTGTTGGCGTTGATCGTATACTGATGCACCATTCCGCCCGCAAAGTCCGTGGCAAACAATACCCGCGGCAAACGCTGGTAAAGCAGTAGAAGACTCAGGGCATTGCAGTTGGGATCATTGGCGTGACAGCGACGAGAGCTGCAATTTGTGTCCACGGTCGCGGTCGTTAGAAGTGCAGCAGCAAGCAGGATCGTTGCTGGGAGACGGGAATTTGATACGCGGCCCTTGGTTGCCGCAGATAGTATCGTCTGCCGCTTGTTCATAGTCTGTAGCCATTGTGCTCCCGACAGACTCTATATGTCCAGTAGTTATGAATTTGATTTGCCTCTGCCACCGATGGCGCCTTGGGCAGGTCGCCAGCTGACATTACTCTTGACGGATGCGAGTTGAAGCGTGGCACTGAAACATGAACGTCAAGCTGCAAGCTCGAAACCCGACTCTGCCCTGAACGTTGCGTAGCGCTTTTAGAACCTACCACGCAACTTCCAGCGGTCGTACTTTGTGAAACCGAATGGAATTGGTTTCCTTCCCTTCGCCGGGCGGGAGCGCGCCAGCAACGACAACAGTGTCGCCCGGACTGGCCAATCCATGCTCAATCAGGTAGCGGTCGGCGCTGGCGATCTGCGCATCCATGTCTGAGGCTTCGCGGATGAATACAGGTCCAACGCCGCGCAAAACATTCAGACGCCGTAGCGTAGCCGGACTGGAACTCAAGGCCAGAATAGGAACCCGGGAGCGCCATTTGGAAAGCAATAACGCGGTCAGATTGGAGCCGGCCAGGGCTATGATCGCCTTTGCGTTCAATCGTTCCGCCGCGCTTACTGCGGCGCCAGCAGCGCCGGCCGAAAAAGAAACCATGTCCGCCTCAAAGCGCGG
This genomic stretch from Leptospirales bacterium harbors:
- a CDS encoding lactonase family protein, with protein sequence MNKRQTILSAATKGRVSNSRLPATILLAAALLTTATVDTNCSSRRCHANDPNCNALSLLLLYQRLPRVLFATDFAGGMVHQYTINANNGQLRYGGSIAAGSQTFAMGIDPAGRFAYAVNNGSADVYAYRISERTGVLSSAGTVAAGANPQGIAVEASGRFAFASSVTAANVSGYIIDQSSGALTANGSAATGGGPIGLAITPGGRFLYSANDGANSISMFSIDPTNGALSSLGTVAAGAQPFDLAMDPSGRFLYASNEGGANLSVFSIDAATGILTSAGLASTGLIPQGIAIDPFGRFLYVANATSGTVSVFAIDGVTGGVTLRSTVAATGAYDVAVENTGRFVYVEQNNLIALYVLDPYNGNLNLIATEAHGAPGVLAVF